Proteins encoded within one genomic window of Sorex araneus isolate mSorAra2 chromosome 9, mSorAra2.pri, whole genome shotgun sequence:
- the FZD8 gene encoding frizzled-8 translates to MEWGYLLEVTSLLAALALLQRSSGAAAASAKELACQEITVPLCKGIGYNYTYMPNQFNHDTQDEAGLEVHQFWPLVEIQCSPDLKFFLCSMYTPICLEDYKKPLPPCRSVCERAKAGCAPLMRQYGFAWPDRMRCDRLPEQGNPDTLCMDYNRTDLTTAAPSPPRRLPPPPPGEQPPSGSGHGRPPGARPPSRGRGGGGGDAAAPPARGGGGGGGGKARPPGGGAAPCEPGCQCRAPMVSVSSERHPLYNRVKTGQIANCALPCHNPFFSQDERAFTVFWIGLWSVLCFVSTFATVSTFLIDMERFKYPERPIIFLSACYLFVSVGYLVRLVAGHEKVACSGGAPGAGGAGGAGGAAAAAAAGAGAAGAGAGGPGARGEYEELGAVEQHVRYETTGPALCTVVFLLVYFFGMASSIWWVILSLTWFLAAGMKWGNEAIAGYSQYFHLAAWLVPSVKSIAVLALSSVDGDPVAGICYVGNQSLDNLRGFVLAPLVIYLFIGTMFLLAGFVSLFRIRSVIKQQGGPTKTHKLEKLMIRLGLFTVLYTVPAAVVVACLFYEQHNRPRWEATHNCPCLRDLQPDQARRPDYAVFMLKYFMCLVVGITSGVWVWSGKTLESWRALCTRCCWASKGAAVGGGAGAAAAGGAVGPGGGGGLGAGGGGGPGGGAGSLYSDVSTGLTWRSGTASSVSYPKQMPLSQV, encoded by the coding sequence ATGGAGTGGGGTTACCTGTTGGAAGTGACCTCGCTGCTGGCCGCCTTGGCGCTGCTGCAGCGCTCGAGTGGCGCGGCGGCCGCCTCGGCCAAGGAGCTGGCGTGCCAAGAGATCACCGTGCCGCTGTGCAAGGGCATCGGCTACAACTACACCTACATGCCCAACCAGTTCAACCACGACACGCAGGACGAGGCGGGCCTGGAGGTGCACCAGTTCTGGCCGCTGGTGGAGATTCAGTGCTCGCCCGACCTCAAGTTCTTCCTGTGTAGCATGTACACGCCCATCTGCCTGGAGGACTACAAGAAGCCCCTGCCGCCGTGCCGCTCGGTGTGCGAGCGTGCCAAGGCCGGCTGCGCGCCCCTCATGCGCCAGTACGGTTTCGCCTGGCCCGACCGCATGCGCTGCGACCGGCTGCCCGAGCAGGGCAACCCCGACACGCTGTGCATGGACTACAACCGCACCGACCTCACCACGGCCGCGCCCAGCCCGCCGCGCCgcctgcccccgccgccccccggcgaGCAGCCGCCCTCGGGCAGCGGCCACGgccgcccgcccggggcccggcccccgTCCCGCGGCAGGGGCGGTGGCGGCGGGGACGCGgcggcgccccccgcgcgcggcggcggcggcggcggcggcgggaaggCTCGGCCCCCTGGCGGCGGCGCGGCGCCCTGCGAGCCGGGCTGCCAGTGCCGCGCGCCCATGGTGAGCGTGTCCAGCGAGCGGCACCCGCTCTACAACCGCGTCAAGACGGGCCAGATCGCCAACTGCGCGCTGCCCTGCCACAACCCGTTCTTCAGCCAGGACGAGCGCGCCTTCACCGTCTTCTGGATCGGCCTGTGGTCAGTGCTCTGCTTCGTGTCCACCTTCGCCACCGTGTCCACCTTCCTCATCGACATGGAGCGCTTCAAGTACCCCGAGCGGCCCATCATCTTCCTGTCCGCCTGCTATCTCTTCGTGTCCGTGGGCTACCTGGTCCGCCTGGTGGCGGGACACGAGAAGGTGGCGTGCAGCGGCGGCgcgccgggcgcgggcggcgcggggggcgcggggggcgcggcggcggcggcggcggcgggcgcgggcgcggcgggcgcgggcgcgggcggcccggGGGCCCGCGGCGAGTACGAGGAGCTGGGCGCCGTGGAGCAGCACGTGCGCTACGAGACCACCGGCCCGGCGCTGTGCACCGTGGTCTTCCTGCTCGTCTACTTCTTCGGCATGGCCAGCTCCATCTGGTGGGTGATCCTGTCGCTCACGTGGTTCCTGGCGGCGGGCATGAAGTGGGGCAACGAGGCCATCGCCGGCTACTCGCAGTACTTCCACCTGGCCGCGTGGCTGGTGCCCAGCGTCAAGTCGATCGCGGTGCTGGCGCTCAGCTCGGTGGACGGCGACCCGGTGGCGGGCATCTGCTACGTGGGCAACCAGAGCCTCGACAACCTGCGCGGCTTCGTGCTGGCGCCGCTGGTCATCTACCTCTTCATCGGCACCATGTTCCTGCTGGCCGGCTTCGTGTCCCTCTTCCGCATCCGCTCGGTCATCAAGCAGCAGGGCGGCCCCACCAAGACGCACAAGCTGGAGAAACTCATGATCCGCCTCGGGCTCTTCACTGTGCTCTACACCGTGCCCGCCGCCGTGGTGGTCGCCTGCCTCTTCTACGAGCAGCACAACCGCCCGCGCTGGGAGGCCACGCACAACTGCCCGTGCCTGCGGGACCTGCAGCCGGACCAGGCGCGCCGGCCCGACTACGCCGTCTTCATGCTCAAGTACTTCATGTGCCTGGTAGTGGGCATCACGTCGGGCGTGTGGGTCTGGTCGGGCAAGACGCTCGAGTCGTGGCGGGCCCTGTGCACCCGCTGCTGCTGGGCCAGCAAGGGCGCGGCGGTGGGTGGGGGCGCGGGCGCCGCGGCGGCAGGGGGCGCCgtcgggccggggggcgggggcggcctgggcgccggcgggggcggggggccgggcggcggggcgggctccCTCTACAGCGACGTCAGCACCGGCCTGACGTGGCGATCTGGCACGGCCAGCTCTGTGTCTTATCCAAAGCAGATGCCATTGTCCCAGGtctga